The following coding sequences lie in one Arachis hypogaea cultivar Tifrunner chromosome 9, arahy.Tifrunner.gnm2.J5K5, whole genome shotgun sequence genomic window:
- the LOC112711843 gene encoding polyadenylation and cleavage factor homolog 4 isoform X1, whose amino-acid sequence MYSENLIVSAENPRPFAFQQHLSSSSSTTTSANAKPMSNEIAQKPLPSILVGRFKAMLKQRDDELRATAGHVPPPSTEEIVQLYEMLLSELTCNLKAIINDLTFIAEQQREHARGIADAICARILEVPAEQKLPSLYLLDSIVKNFGQEYVRYFALRLPEVFCEAYRQVQPHLHPAMRHLFGTWSKVFPPSVLRKIEAELQLSQVVNNSQSSNMNPLRASESPRPSHGIHVNPKYLRQLERSTVDSVGGEKFDIAGKASNTNFGIVANKTNQFVSSRLGISSSPSRAGLDRPLSVADEYAVDSSSGRMVERESPHNYGVPRVVGREEELGEWQRKQYPGDVRNRFQTPLTYSLSNGHPRQSPRALIDAYGSDKSQETSSTKPLILDRLDRNGIDNKVTSWQNTEEEEFDWEDMSPTLVDHSRNNGFLQSTAFSRDKPVAVAANAILSEQDTRKGWSGGSQLPPVDDSSVIAADAFPHSVYGRVSMGQVSGFQNQINQSLGSRPPHDAWKVSQSQTMLNIRGRGRTLLMPPIDNNPNNDVNPYGIRPAVSRMVSGIASNVEPRPPVLPGSFEIRPSVTVHGTRPPTLNPIFPPQKHVRSQFDAINTSNPIMNHGPNKSLFMPEQPGLDTVENRDASKGKIHQLPNQLAGLLPSNLQNLGQTPQHFFPSRDPSSSQFGHGNSLQGHGPSLSAAMSNPLPITQFPLPVQGIANNSLQLQGGVHPPLPPGRPPAPSQMIPHPNAGPYVSNQQPAVAYTNLISSLMSQGVISLANQPSGQDSVGTEFNPDILKIRHESAISALYGDLPRQCTTCGLRFKCQEEHSSHMDWHVTKNRMSKSRKQKPSRKWFVSDRMWLSGAEALGTESVPGFLPTETVEEKKDDEELAVPAEEDQNTCALCGEPFDEFYSDEMEEWMYRGAVYLNAPTGATVGMDRSQLGPIIHAKCRSDTNTSPSEDFALDEGGANEEGGQRKRMRS is encoded by the exons AAAACCCTAGACCCTTCGCGTTTCAGCAACATCTATCTTCTTCCTCGTCTACTACTACTTCGGCCAACGCGAAACCCATGAGCAATGAGATCGCACAGAAGCCTCTCCCTTCCATTCTCGTTGGCAGGTTCAAGGCTATGCTCAAGCAGCGCGACGACGAGCTCAGAGCCACCGCCGGTCACGTGCCGCCTCCGTCTACGGAAGAAATCGTTCAGCTGTACGAGATGCTGCTGTCGGAGCTCACGTGCAATCTGAAGGCCATTATCAACGATCTCACCTTCATCGCTGAGCAGCAGAGGGAGCATGCCAGGGGCATCGCCGACGCTATCTGCGCTCGGATTCTGGAG GTGCCTGCAGAGCAAAAGCTTCCTTCACTCTATCTTTTGGACAGTATAGTGAAGAACTTTGGACAGGAATATGTTAGATACTTTGCATTACGCCTGCCCGAA GTTTTCTGTGAGGCATACAGGCAGGTTCAACCTCATTTGCACCCTGCTATGCGCCATCTCTTTGGCACCTGGTCAAAAGTCTTTCCACCGTCTGTCCTACGCAAGATTGAAGCTGAGTTGCAACTTTCTCAAGTAGTTAATAATAGTCAATCGTCCAACATGAATCCCCTCAGAGCATCTGAATCTCCTAGACCAAGTCATGGCATACATGTAAATCCAAAGTACCTGCGGCAGTTGGAGCGCTCAACTGTGGATAGT GTTGGTGGTGAAAAGTTTGACATAGCAGGAAAGGCTAGTAATACAAATTTTGGCATTGTAGCTAATAAGACGAATCAATTTGTATCTAGCAGACTTGGAATAtcctcttctccttcaagagCTGGTCTAGATAGGCCTTTGTCAGTAGCAGATGAGTATGCAGTTGACAGTTCTTCTGGAAGGATGGTTGAGAGAGAGTCTCCTCATAATTATGGAGTACCAAGAGTAGTAGGTAGAGAGGAAGAATTGGGTGAATGGCAGCGAAAGCAGTACCCTGGTGACGTTCGAAATCGATTTCAAACTCCTTTGACATACAGCCTTAGTAATGGGCATCCGCGTCAAAGTCCAAGAGCTTTAATTGATGCGTATGGCAGTGACAAAAGCCAAGAAACTTCAAGCACCAAGCCTCTTATACTTGATCGGCTAGATAGAAATGGTATCGACAACAAAGTGACATCATGGCAGAATACTGAAGAGGAGGAGTTTGATTGGGAAGATATGAGTCCAACATTAGTAGACCATAGTAGGAATAATGGCTTCTTGCAATCAACTGCTTTTTCCAGGGATAAGCCTGTTGCAGTAGCAGCTAATGCAATTTTGTCAGAGCAAGATACAAGGAAGGGTTGGTCTGGTGGGTCTCAGCTTCCTCCAGTAGATGATTCTTCTGTCATAGCAGCAGATGCATTTCCCCATTCAGTT TATGGTCGTGTATCCATGGGGCAGGTATCTGGTTTCCAAAATCAAATAAACCAGAGTCTGGGTTCCCGTCCACCTCATGATGCTTGGAAGGTCTCTCAATCACAAACCATGCTTAATATTAGGGGCCGAGGAAGAACTCTTTTGATGCCTCCTATTGATAACAATCCCAATAATGATGTAAacccctatgggattcgacctgcAGTGTCAAGGATGGTTTCTGGTATTGCCTCTAACGTAGAGCCTCGTCCACCAGTTTTGCCTGGATCTTTTGAAATAAGACCTTCTGTAACTGTTCATGGCACTCGTCCTCCCACCTTAAATCCAATATTTCCACCGCAAAAACATGTTAGAAGTCAATTTGATGCAATAAATACCAGTAATCCCATTATGAATCATGGCCCAAATAAATCTCTGTTCATGCCTGAACAGCCAGGGCTGGACACTGTTGAAAACAGGGATGCCAGTAAAGGAAAGATACATCAGTTGCCTAATCAGCTGGCTGGATTGCTTCCATCCAACCTGCAAAACCTTGGACAAACACCACAACATTTTTTCCCATCTCGGGATCCATCATCCTCACAATTTGGTCATGGGAACTCTCTGCAAGGACATGGTCCTTCTTTAAGCGCAGCTATGTCAAATCCATTACCTATTACACAGTTTCCTTTACCAGTCCAAGGTATTGCAAATAATTCCTTACAATTACAGGGGGGAGTCCATCCACCTTTACCTCCAGGTCGCCCTCCTGCTCCTTCTCAAATGATACCACATCCAAACGCTGGTCCATATGTATCAAACCAACAGCCGGCTGTTGcatatactaatttaattagttCGCTTATGTCCCAAGGCGTAATCTCATTGGCTAATCAACCCTCTGGACAG GATTCTGTTGGAACTGAGTTTAATCCAGATATTCTGAAGATTCGTCATGAGTCTGCAATCAGTGCCTTGTATGGAGATCTCCCTAGACAATGCACGACTTGTGGACTAAGATTCAAATGCCAAGAGGAGCACAGTAGTCATATGGATTGGCATGTAACAAAGAACAGGATGTCCAAAAGTCGCAAACAGAAGCCTTCTCGTAAGTGGTTTGTGAGTGACAGGATGTGGCTTAGTGGTGCGGAGGCACTGGGAACAGAATCGGTTCCGGGTTTTCTGCCAACTGAGACcgtagaagaaaaaaaagatgatgaagagTTGGCAGTGCCAGCTGAAGAGGACCAGAATACATGTGCATTATGTGGTGAGCCTTTCGATGAGTTTTACAGTGACGAAATGGAGGAATGGATGTATAGAGGAGCTGTATACCTCAATGCACCCACCGGAGCAACAGTGGGCATGGACAGGTCGCAGTTAGGTCCCATTATTCATGCCAAATGCAGATCAGACACTAATACGTCCCCCTCTGAAGATTTCGCGTTGGATGAAGGG GGTGCCAATGAAGAGGGCGGCCAAAGAAAACGAATGCGGAGTTGA
- the LOC112711843 gene encoding polyadenylation and cleavage factor homolog 4 isoform X2, producing MRHLFGTWSKVFPPSVLRKIEAELQLSQVVNNSQSSNMNPLRASESPRPSHGIHVNPKYLRQLERSTVDSVGGEKFDIAGKASNTNFGIVANKTNQFVSSRLGISSSPSRAGLDRPLSVADEYAVDSSSGRMVERESPHNYGVPRVVGREEELGEWQRKQYPGDVRNRFQTPLTYSLSNGHPRQSPRALIDAYGSDKSQETSSTKPLILDRLDRNGIDNKVTSWQNTEEEEFDWEDMSPTLVDHSRNNGFLQSTAFSRDKPVAVAANAILSEQDTRKGWSGGSQLPPVDDSSVIAADAFPHSVYGRVSMGQVSGFQNQINQSLGSRPPHDAWKVSQSQTMLNIRGRGRTLLMPPIDNNPNNDVNPYGIRPAVSRMVSGIASNVEPRPPVLPGSFEIRPSVTVHGTRPPTLNPIFPPQKHVRSQFDAINTSNPIMNHGPNKSLFMPEQPGLDTVENRDASKGKIHQLPNQLAGLLPSNLQNLGQTPQHFFPSRDPSSSQFGHGNSLQGHGPSLSAAMSNPLPITQFPLPVQGIANNSLQLQGGVHPPLPPGRPPAPSQMIPHPNAGPYVSNQQPAVAYTNLISSLMSQGVISLANQPSGQDSVGTEFNPDILKIRHESAISALYGDLPRQCTTCGLRFKCQEEHSSHMDWHVTKNRMSKSRKQKPSRKWFVSDRMWLSGAEALGTESVPGFLPTETVEEKKDDEELAVPAEEDQNTCALCGEPFDEFYSDEMEEWMYRGAVYLNAPTGATVGMDRSQLGPIIHAKCRSDTNTSPSEDFALDEGGANEEGGQRKRMRS from the exons ATGCGCCATCTCTTTGGCACCTGGTCAAAAGTCTTTCCACCGTCTGTCCTACGCAAGATTGAAGCTGAGTTGCAACTTTCTCAAGTAGTTAATAATAGTCAATCGTCCAACATGAATCCCCTCAGAGCATCTGAATCTCCTAGACCAAGTCATGGCATACATGTAAATCCAAAGTACCTGCGGCAGTTGGAGCGCTCAACTGTGGATAGT GTTGGTGGTGAAAAGTTTGACATAGCAGGAAAGGCTAGTAATACAAATTTTGGCATTGTAGCTAATAAGACGAATCAATTTGTATCTAGCAGACTTGGAATAtcctcttctccttcaagagCTGGTCTAGATAGGCCTTTGTCAGTAGCAGATGAGTATGCAGTTGACAGTTCTTCTGGAAGGATGGTTGAGAGAGAGTCTCCTCATAATTATGGAGTACCAAGAGTAGTAGGTAGAGAGGAAGAATTGGGTGAATGGCAGCGAAAGCAGTACCCTGGTGACGTTCGAAATCGATTTCAAACTCCTTTGACATACAGCCTTAGTAATGGGCATCCGCGTCAAAGTCCAAGAGCTTTAATTGATGCGTATGGCAGTGACAAAAGCCAAGAAACTTCAAGCACCAAGCCTCTTATACTTGATCGGCTAGATAGAAATGGTATCGACAACAAAGTGACATCATGGCAGAATACTGAAGAGGAGGAGTTTGATTGGGAAGATATGAGTCCAACATTAGTAGACCATAGTAGGAATAATGGCTTCTTGCAATCAACTGCTTTTTCCAGGGATAAGCCTGTTGCAGTAGCAGCTAATGCAATTTTGTCAGAGCAAGATACAAGGAAGGGTTGGTCTGGTGGGTCTCAGCTTCCTCCAGTAGATGATTCTTCTGTCATAGCAGCAGATGCATTTCCCCATTCAGTT TATGGTCGTGTATCCATGGGGCAGGTATCTGGTTTCCAAAATCAAATAAACCAGAGTCTGGGTTCCCGTCCACCTCATGATGCTTGGAAGGTCTCTCAATCACAAACCATGCTTAATATTAGGGGCCGAGGAAGAACTCTTTTGATGCCTCCTATTGATAACAATCCCAATAATGATGTAAacccctatgggattcgacctgcAGTGTCAAGGATGGTTTCTGGTATTGCCTCTAACGTAGAGCCTCGTCCACCAGTTTTGCCTGGATCTTTTGAAATAAGACCTTCTGTAACTGTTCATGGCACTCGTCCTCCCACCTTAAATCCAATATTTCCACCGCAAAAACATGTTAGAAGTCAATTTGATGCAATAAATACCAGTAATCCCATTATGAATCATGGCCCAAATAAATCTCTGTTCATGCCTGAACAGCCAGGGCTGGACACTGTTGAAAACAGGGATGCCAGTAAAGGAAAGATACATCAGTTGCCTAATCAGCTGGCTGGATTGCTTCCATCCAACCTGCAAAACCTTGGACAAACACCACAACATTTTTTCCCATCTCGGGATCCATCATCCTCACAATTTGGTCATGGGAACTCTCTGCAAGGACATGGTCCTTCTTTAAGCGCAGCTATGTCAAATCCATTACCTATTACACAGTTTCCTTTACCAGTCCAAGGTATTGCAAATAATTCCTTACAATTACAGGGGGGAGTCCATCCACCTTTACCTCCAGGTCGCCCTCCTGCTCCTTCTCAAATGATACCACATCCAAACGCTGGTCCATATGTATCAAACCAACAGCCGGCTGTTGcatatactaatttaattagttCGCTTATGTCCCAAGGCGTAATCTCATTGGCTAATCAACCCTCTGGACAG GATTCTGTTGGAACTGAGTTTAATCCAGATATTCTGAAGATTCGTCATGAGTCTGCAATCAGTGCCTTGTATGGAGATCTCCCTAGACAATGCACGACTTGTGGACTAAGATTCAAATGCCAAGAGGAGCACAGTAGTCATATGGATTGGCATGTAACAAAGAACAGGATGTCCAAAAGTCGCAAACAGAAGCCTTCTCGTAAGTGGTTTGTGAGTGACAGGATGTGGCTTAGTGGTGCGGAGGCACTGGGAACAGAATCGGTTCCGGGTTTTCTGCCAACTGAGACcgtagaagaaaaaaaagatgatgaagagTTGGCAGTGCCAGCTGAAGAGGACCAGAATACATGTGCATTATGTGGTGAGCCTTTCGATGAGTTTTACAGTGACGAAATGGAGGAATGGATGTATAGAGGAGCTGTATACCTCAATGCACCCACCGGAGCAACAGTGGGCATGGACAGGTCGCAGTTAGGTCCCATTATTCATGCCAAATGCAGATCAGACACTAATACGTCCCCCTCTGAAGATTTCGCGTTGGATGAAGGG GGTGCCAATGAAGAGGGCGGCCAAAGAAAACGAATGCGGAGTTGA